A single Synergistaceae bacterium DNA region contains:
- a CDS encoding putative Ig domain-containing protein, whose translation MRRIILLLCVLFSLNAATRLEISGDILILSYTDSRDAVIFRREGANAGDIPPMKIDIPGTWTLDEAPQVIPDISHNKLWPGISGESYSYTLTASAPARWSAEGLPDGLTCSAPGKISGVPKIFGVFSVDITASNSAGKVSDVFPLKVFADSLPRVMTPVLPSAVVNASYDFALAMNDSPSSVIMAGTLPEGLTMDSNGRISGTPSEPGEYIIDVTAANEAGESSARVALTVSSTDIMITPETLSDGNYGRAYKCALKVSGIEGDIWRVSGDIPRGLSFDSGTLSGTPRETGKFLLTVDAGNGAVFARRDYTLSVRGDIPAISTSSLRQGYTGMRYSFRLRASSRGPVKWSSDILPEGLTLDADTGIISGVPAKDFDGRITVYASTEEGKSSRHIPFSIRTLKPQIKTETIPDGFKGEYYHADFMYSGGAGTVWSLRGKLPKGLTFSKAGVLEGVPEEAGRFSLIISAENPGGKASRRYSLSISEDAPHKYITAAIIPPVTVSEDGRYDFYVSFDSWIPEGTYIEYHSFPYGIEAEGENYTFVDTSGREVSAVPANRKITVRTYLEGGVRYEPVITARVNITEDTAPGESRGSQGCNLPGMSCVILLLLVRRRTRP comes from the coding sequence ATGCGGCGGATTATCCTTCTTCTTTGCGTTCTCTTTTCACTCAACGCCGCGACAAGGCTCGAAATTTCCGGCGACATTCTCATACTCAGCTACACGGACTCCCGCGATGCCGTGATTTTTCGGCGGGAAGGCGCGAACGCGGGCGACATTCCGCCCATGAAGATAGACATTCCCGGAACGTGGACGCTTGACGAGGCTCCGCAGGTTATCCCCGACATTTCACACAATAAATTATGGCCGGGCATTTCGGGCGAAAGTTATTCGTACACCCTCACGGCCTCAGCCCCGGCGCGGTGGTCAGCAGAAGGACTCCCCGATGGACTCACGTGTTCAGCCCCCGGGAAAATTTCAGGCGTTCCGAAAATTTTCGGGGTATTCAGCGTTGACATTACAGCCTCGAACAGTGCCGGGAAAGTCTCGGATGTCTTCCCGCTGAAAGTTTTTGCCGACTCTCTTCCGCGTGTCATGACTCCCGTATTGCCTTCCGCTGTCGTGAATGCCTCCTATGATTTCGCGCTTGCCATGAACGACTCGCCCTCCTCCGTAATCATGGCCGGGACTCTTCCTGAAGGACTCACGATGGACAGCAACGGGCGAATCTCCGGGACTCCCTCAGAGCCGGGAGAATATATCATTGACGTAACAGCCGCGAACGAGGCCGGGGAATCGTCAGCAAGAGTCGCGCTGACAGTCTCAAGCACTGACATAATGATTACCCCTGAGACGTTAAGCGATGGCAATTACGGCAGGGCGTATAAATGCGCGCTGAAGGTGTCCGGGATTGAGGGTGATATTTGGCGGGTCTCCGGGGATATTCCGCGCGGGCTGTCGTTTGACTCTGGGACTCTTTCGGGGACTCCGCGTGAGACCGGGAAATTTCTGCTGACTGTTGACGCTGGCAACGGGGCTGTATTCGCACGGAGGGACTACACGCTTTCGGTGAGGGGAGATATTCCGGCAATATCGACATCATCACTACGGCAAGGCTACACGGGAATGCGCTACAGTTTCAGGCTGAGGGCTTCAAGCCGCGGCCCGGTGAAATGGAGCAGTGATATTCTCCCTGAAGGTCTGACTCTTGACGCTGATACGGGGATAATCTCAGGAGTTCCCGCAAAAGATTTTGACGGGCGCATAACAGTATATGCTTCAACAGAAGAAGGCAAATCCTCCCGGCATATTCCGTTCAGCATAAGGACACTAAAGCCGCAGATAAAGACGGAGACAATCCCGGACGGCTTCAAGGGGGAATATTATCACGCTGATTTCATGTATTCGGGCGGAGCTGGCACAGTGTGGAGTCTTCGCGGGAAACTGCCGAAGGGACTCACGTTCAGCAAAGCGGGAGTGCTTGAGGGAGTCCCGGAGGAGGCCGGGCGTTTCTCACTCATAATTTCAGCGGAAAACCCCGGCGGGAAAGCCTCGCGGAGATATTCGCTGTCAATATCCGAGGACGCTCCGCATAAATACATCACAGCCGCAATAATCCCCCCTGTAACAGTTAGCGAGGACGGAAGATATGATTTCTACGTGAGCTTTGACAGTTGGATTCCTGAAGGGACATACATAGAGTATCACTCATTCCCATATGGCATTGAGGCGGAGGGCGAGAATTATACGTTTGTCGATACTTCCGGGCGCGAGGTCAGCGCAGTCCCTGCCAACAGGAAAATCACGGTAAGGACATATCTTGAGGGCGGAGTCAGGTATGAGCCTGTAATTACAGCGAGGGTTAATATAACGGAGGACACAGCACCGGGAGAAAGCCGCGGGAGTCAGGGATGTAATCTGCCGGGTATGTCATGCGTGATACTATTGCTGCTTGTCAGAAGGCGCACCCGTCCATGA
- a CDS encoding phospholipid carrier-dependent glycosyltransferase, producing MSRRAIILMAGAVLAVCVYFCGLGDYGFIDPDEGRYSEIPREMIEAGDYITPRLNYVLYFEKPPLHYWLTAGAFLAFGENEFAGRFFPVMAGLGCCVLAYAIALKITRSKYASALAGLMLASSVLWYGTSRINITDMTLTFFFTAAMASYYFWSVNGKKSAILLFYSFMALSVLTKGLIGVVLPGGIALIHLIITRQYRKIPGLFSPSAIILFFVIVSPYFVEVCRRNPDYFHFFFIREHFLRYTTTIHARYEPFWFFIPIIIAGFIPWTGILWDAFRAVFGKCRLIDRNSGAFLGLWAGLPFLFFSASGSKLITYILPCMPPLAVLSGASMSALEGKNLRRFVIITSAILIPVAVTGLILPSVKNDPDFHAMIFPAMCLAVMLLAFWVLSLFAGRKNIPALMVIAGIAAMWAASGAFQVEGKLLSRKDSAMMIPAEADSVVVYGNLMQGMSFYTGRRTVTAEAVNELEFGMEHDPERGRWFIGNDGLRDLWHSGKKVAVISRRKDSGMREILDSPVREWTTSADIVMLNF from the coding sequence ATGAGTAGACGCGCAATAATCCTCATGGCCGGGGCAGTCCTGGCGGTGTGCGTATATTTCTGCGGATTAGGGGATTACGGATTCATTGACCCTGACGAGGGGAGATACTCAGAAATTCCCCGCGAGATGATAGAGGCGGGCGACTATATTACGCCGAGACTGAATTACGTTCTGTATTTCGAGAAGCCTCCCCTGCATTACTGGCTTACGGCGGGGGCGTTTCTTGCGTTCGGGGAAAATGAGTTTGCCGGAAGATTCTTCCCTGTCATGGCCGGATTAGGGTGCTGCGTTCTCGCGTATGCCATTGCGCTGAAGATTACGCGGTCAAAATATGCCTCTGCCCTTGCGGGGTTAATGCTTGCGTCTTCTGTATTGTGGTACGGTACAAGCCGTATCAATATCACGGATATGACATTGACATTTTTCTTCACGGCAGCTATGGCAAGCTATTACTTTTGGAGCGTGAACGGGAAAAAGTCAGCCATATTATTATTCTATTCGTTCATGGCTCTGTCAGTCCTCACAAAGGGCTTAATCGGCGTTGTTCTTCCGGGGGGGATTGCGTTAATCCATCTCATTATCACAAGGCAGTACAGGAAAATTCCCGGGCTGTTTTCACCGTCAGCAATAATATTATTTTTCGTGATTGTCTCGCCTTACTTTGTGGAAGTCTGCCGGAGGAATCCTGATTACTTTCACTTTTTCTTTATACGCGAGCATTTTTTGAGGTACACGACAACAATTCACGCCCGCTACGAGCCGTTCTGGTTCTTCATTCCGATAATCATAGCAGGATTCATTCCTTGGACGGGAATATTATGGGACGCATTCCGCGCAGTGTTCGGAAAATGCAGGCTCATCGACAGAAATTCGGGTGCATTCCTGGGACTGTGGGCGGGGCTTCCGTTTCTGTTCTTCTCGGCTTCAGGCTCAAAGCTCATAACGTACATACTTCCCTGTATGCCTCCTTTAGCGGTTCTTTCGGGCGCGTCAATGTCCGCTCTTGAGGGGAAAAATCTTCGGCGTTTCGTCATAATCACGTCAGCAATATTAATCCCTGTCGCTGTTACGGGCTTAATACTCCCGTCCGTCAAGAATGACCCCGATTTTCACGCGATGATTTTCCCGGCCATGTGCCTGGCGGTCATGCTGCTTGCGTTCTGGGTGCTGTCGCTGTTTGCCGGAAGGAAAAATATTCCCGCCCTCATGGTGATAGCAGGTATTGCGGCAATGTGGGCGGCATCGGGGGCGTTTCAGGTAGAGGGAAAATTACTGTCCCGGAAAGACTCGGCCATGATGATTCCCGCTGAGGCTGACTCGGTTGTAGTTTACGGAAATTTGATGCAGGGTATGAGCTTCTACACGGGGCGCAGGACTGTAACGGCTGAGGCTGTGAATGAGCTTGAGTTCGGGATGGAACATGACCCGGAGCGCGGGCGGTGGTTTATCGGCAATGACGGCCTGCGGGATCTGTGGCATTCCGGGAAGAAAGTCGCAGTGATTTCCCGGCGAAAAGATTCGGGAATGCGCGAGATTTTGGACTCTCCTGTCCGTGAATGGACGACTAGCGCGGATATTGTCATGCTGAATTTCTAG
- a CDS encoding bifunctional UDP-4-keto-pentose/UDP-xylose synthase has protein sequence MKIFLLGAGGFIGSHLVRKVLETSDYEISAFDINTSRLEKFIGNKRFTCFQGDIFKETDYIREQVAACDVVLPFAGVAMPAIYLAKPLWTFELDFEQNLKIVRMCLKYKKRVIFPSTSEVYGLANENILKEDESPLVTGPVGKMRWIYSCSKQMLDRVITAYNAEKGLQYTLFRPFNWIGPGLDTMEDAKLHRARSITQFIYDILHRGEIKLVGGGSQRRSFTWIGDGVDALMLILKNHKGQADSQIFNVGNPDNNYSIRELAEIVIDEMKRFPKFREQAESAKLITVSPENYYSDSYDDTMNRIPSIDKIKSLGWQPSVSLRDAVRMTLEAYHE, from the coding sequence GTGAAAATATTTCTGCTGGGCGCAGGGGGCTTTATTGGGAGTCATCTTGTGCGGAAAGTTTTGGAGACATCAGACTACGAAATAAGCGCGTTCGACATAAATACATCGCGCCTCGAAAAATTCATCGGAAACAAACGCTTCACATGCTTTCAGGGTGATATATTCAAAGAGACTGACTATATCCGCGAACAGGTTGCGGCGTGTGATGTAGTGCTGCCCTTTGCCGGAGTCGCAATGCCCGCGATTTATCTGGCAAAACCTTTGTGGACGTTCGAGCTTGATTTCGAGCAGAACTTGAAGATTGTCCGAATGTGCCTGAAGTACAAGAAGCGCGTGATTTTCCCGTCAACCTCAGAAGTTTACGGACTGGCCAACGAGAATATTTTGAAGGAGGACGAAAGCCCCCTCGTAACAGGCCCTGTAGGCAAAATGAGATGGATATACAGCTGCTCAAAGCAAATGCTTGACCGTGTAATTACCGCCTACAACGCCGAGAAGGGATTACAGTACACGCTTTTCAGGCCGTTCAACTGGATCGGGCCGGGACTCGACACAATGGAGGACGCGAAACTTCACCGGGCAAGGTCAATAACTCAGTTCATATACGACATACTTCACCGCGGGGAAATAAAACTTGTCGGCGGAGGCTCACAGCGCAGGAGTTTTACGTGGATAGGCGATGGCGTTGACGCATTAATGCTCATCCTCAAGAATCACAAAGGGCAGGCAGACTCGCAGATCTTCAACGTAGGCAACCCCGACAACAATTATTCAATCCGCGAGCTTGCCGAGATTGTCATTGACGAAATGAAGAGATTTCCGAAATTCAGAGAGCAGGCTGAAAGCGCAAAGCTAATCACAGTATCGCCGGAAAATTATTACTCAGACAGCTACGACGACACAATGAACCGTATTCCATCAATCGACAAAATAAAGTCTCTCGGCTGGCAACCGTCCGTATCACTCCGCGATGCTGTGAGAATGACTCTTGAAGCCTATCATGAGTAG
- the pseC gene encoding UDP-4-amino-4,6-dideoxy-N-acetyl-beta-L-altrosamine transaminase: protein MKTLSYGRQWINDDDIAEVVKVLRGDWLTMGPTVDAFEKSLADYAGVKHAVTFSSGTAALHGAMFASGMGAGDFAVTTALTFVATSNSVIYTGATPIFADIDSTLCMNPDEAERAIASHGGKVKAVIPVSFAGYPFDIEPFRKIADEHNAVLIEDASHSLGGDRGNHKIGHDADMTTLSFHPVKHITTAEGGAVLTDNDEYARKLRMFRNHGMTRNPAEFVDEAPGPWHSEMQFLGYNYRLSEVHCALGLSQMKRLDDFVARRREIARIYFSQLSGLDGLTLPPDKPGHAWHLFIARVKENQQGEFFAYLRDNDIRLQVHYRPVPLQPYYREKYGYKPGDFPMAERYYSQAVSLPIFPLMTDDDAMRVCSVIKNFAWR, encoded by the coding sequence ATGAAGACATTATCATATGGTCGGCAATGGATTAATGATGACGATATTGCGGAAGTCGTGAAAGTCCTGCGGGGCGACTGGCTCACAATGGGGCCGACTGTTGACGCTTTCGAGAAATCATTAGCCGATTATGCCGGAGTCAAACACGCCGTAACATTCTCAAGCGGGACAGCGGCATTACACGGTGCTATGTTCGCTTCAGGAATGGGCGCAGGAGATTTCGCAGTAACAACAGCATTAACATTTGTCGCAACGTCAAACAGCGTAATATATACGGGAGCAACGCCGATTTTCGCGGATATTGACTCTACCCTCTGCATGAATCCTGACGAGGCAGAGCGCGCAATCGCCTCACACGGCGGGAAGGTCAAAGCAGTAATCCCCGTGAGCTTTGCGGGTTATCCTTTCGACATTGAGCCGTTCAGGAAAATTGCTGACGAACATAACGCCGTACTGATTGAGGACGCGAGTCATTCATTGGGCGGGGACAGGGGAAATCACAAAATCGGCCATGATGCAGACATGACGACTCTTAGCTTTCACCCCGTCAAGCACATAACAACGGCTGAAGGCGGAGCGGTTCTCACGGACAATGACGAGTACGCCAGGAAATTACGCATGTTCAGGAATCACGGAATGACACGGAATCCCGCTGAATTTGTTGACGAAGCACCCGGCCCGTGGCATAGTGAAATGCAGTTTTTAGGGTACAATTACAGACTGTCGGAAGTACACTGCGCTTTGGGACTCAGCCAGATGAAGCGGCTTGATGATTTTGTCGCGAGACGGCGCGAAATTGCACGGATATATTTCTCTCAGCTCTCAGGGCTTGACGGACTCACTTTGCCCCCGGACAAACCCGGCCATGCGTGGCACTTGTTCATAGCGAGGGTGAAAGAGAATCAGCAGGGCGAATTTTTCGCGTATCTCCGTGATAATGATATAAGGCTTCAGGTTCATTACAGGCCGGTTCCCTTGCAGCCATATTACCGGGAGAAATATGGCTACAAGCCCGGAGATTTCCCGATGGCCGAACGTTATTACAGTCAGGCGGTCTCACTGCCAATTTTCCCGCTCATGACTGATGATGACGCTATGAGGGTATGCAGTGTAATCAAAAATTTTGCATGGAGATAG
- a CDS encoding 4-deoxy-4-formamido-L-arabinose-phosphoundecaprenol deformylase — protein sequence MKREHKPKIAEKIAFSGTTTLAIKIDIDTLKGYLEGLPRLLDILKAHGVRASVFFSMGPDNSGKAIRRIFRKGFISKMFRTKAPTAYGLKTLFYGTLLPAPMITAANPDLIRRTADEGHDCGIHSWDHVYWQDNLPTLSREQIRAELERAFSQFEDYAHFRPESCAAPGWQVTPDSLMVQDKLGLKYCSDSRGYSPFIPEMGDITFSTPQIPSTLPTLDEVLGTVKPENVSSYYAGLLHDGLNVHTIHTEMEGGMMSGAFSEFLDRCRDMGVKFLTLKEAVKKISAFPKCKIIMSEIQGRAGKVALQEEK from the coding sequence ATGAAGCGCGAGCATAAGCCAAAAATCGCGGAAAAAATAGCGTTCTCAGGAACTACAACGCTTGCCATAAAGATCGACATTGACACGCTCAAAGGCTATCTTGAGGGACTGCCGAGACTCCTCGATATTCTGAAGGCTCACGGCGTTAGAGCGTCCGTATTTTTCTCGATGGGACCGGACAATTCCGGGAAAGCTATCCGCAGAATCTTCCGCAAAGGTTTCATCAGCAAGATGTTCCGAACGAAAGCCCCTACAGCTTACGGCCTCAAGACATTATTTTACGGCACACTGCTTCCCGCCCCGATGATTACGGCGGCCAATCCCGATTTGATTCGGAGGACTGCTGACGAGGGACACGACTGCGGGATTCACTCATGGGATCATGTCTACTGGCAGGACAATCTTCCGACTCTCAGCCGTGAACAGATTCGCGCCGAGCTTGAGCGGGCATTCTCACAGTTTGAGGATTACGCACACTTCAGGCCGGAGTCATGCGCCGCGCCGGGGTGGCAGGTTACCCCCGACAGCCTGATGGTACAAGACAAACTCGGACTCAAATACTGCTCCGACTCACGGGGATATTCACCCTTCATTCCTGAAATGGGCGATATTACGTTCAGCACTCCGCAGATACCTTCAACGCTCCCGACTCTTGATGAGGTACTCGGAACGGTCAAGCCGGAAAATGTCAGCTCATATTACGCCGGACTCCTTCATGACGGTCTCAACGTACACACTATTCACACTGAAATGGAAGGCGGAATGATGTCCGGGGCATTTAGCGAATTTCTTGACAGGTGCAGGGACATGGGAGTCAAATTTCTGACACTGAAAGAGGCCGTGAAGAAAATTTCAGCTTTCCCAAAGTGTAAAATTATCATGAGCGAAATTCAGGGCAGAGCGGGAAAAGTAGCATTACAGGAGGAAAAATAA